In one window of Candidatus Zixiibacteriota bacterium DNA:
- a CDS encoding Rrf2 family transcriptional regulator, giving the protein MITNRSYYGISALVYLAVNSRGKYIGVREIAARQNLPIRFLELVFSRLRSSEIVKSTRGAAGGYQLSRSPEEISLAEIITVCEGSAEFVLPATVTERVGTDDPIGGTLVAIMNEQFAVLHKNLRAITLADIIRSSGLAAEMYWI; this is encoded by the coding sequence ATGATTACCAATCGATCGTACTACGGGATTAGCGCCTTGGTATACTTGGCGGTGAATTCGCGCGGAAAGTATATCGGGGTGCGTGAGATTGCGGCACGGCAGAATCTGCCGATCCGATTCTTGGAGTTGGTCTTTTCCCGGCTGCGTTCATCCGAGATTGTCAAGTCTACGCGGGGAGCGGCCGGTGGCTATCAGTTGTCGCGGAGTCCGGAAGAGATATCGCTGGCAGAGATCATCACGGTTTGCGAAGGATCGGCCGAGTTCGTACTGCCGGCGACCGTGACTGAGCGTGTGGGGACCGATGATCCGATTGGAGGAACGCTGGTGGCGATCATGAATGAGCAATTTGCAGTTTTGCACAAGAACCTGCGGGCGATCACGCTGGCAGATATTATCCGCTCCTCCGGGCTGGCAGCGGAGATGTACTGGATTTAG